The following nucleotide sequence is from Deltaproteobacteria bacterium.
CTCCGGCTTCGAGCGCGTGCGCCTCACCGCAGCGCTCGCGGCGGCCACGCGCGCGGGCGCGCTTCCGCAGCTCGCGGAGTCGGTGGTGCTGCGCAGCTGCGGCGAGCCGGGGCAGGTCTTCGTGACGCTGAACCTGGCGCGGCCCGAGGGCGAGGCGTGGCGACCGCTGGACCCCGACTGCGTGGCCGCGCTCGAGGCGAGCGCGCGTGCCGGCGCAGAGGCGATCGCGGTTTTCCTGCGCGATTCGCGCCCCGGCTTCGCGGCGAGTCGGATCGCCGAGCACCCGCTGCGGCTCGGCATCCGCGAGACGCGCCGCGCGCTCGGCCCGGTCGTGCTCGGGGCCGACGACGTGCTCGATGGCGTCCGGCGCGACGACGAGGTCGCCGTCTCGACCTGGCCCCCCGAGCTGTGGCAATCGCACGCGCGCGCCAGCCTGGAATACCCGCGTGGCGCGTGCTCGGTTCCGCTCGGCGCGCTGGTCTCGCGCACGCATCCCCGGCTCGGCGTGGCCGGGCGCTGCGTGTCGGCCACGCACGAGGCGCTCGGCGCGCTGCGAGTGATCGGCACGTCGCTCGCGACCGGCGAGGCGATCGGTCGCGCGGCCGCGCTCGCGGTGGACGCGGGCGTCGCGCTCGGCGCGATTGCGCCGGCGCGGGTCCGCGAGCAAACTCGCGCGACGTGAGCGAGACCGTCGTCGACCTGATCCGCGCGCACGCGCTGCGCGCGCCCGAGAGGGCAGCGCTGGTCGTGTCGGGCGGCGCGGGCGCCGCGCCCGAGCGCGTCTCGTACCGAGAGCTCGTGTCGCGCGTCGACGCGCTCGAGGCGGAGCTGCGCTCGGCGGGAGTCGGAAGCGCGCAGCGCGTCGGCCTGGTCGCGCGCCAGGGTCGCGGCTTCATCGAGCTGGCGCTCGCGATCCTCTCCTGCCGCGCGTGCCTGGTGCCGATCGCCGACGACCACAAGGGCGCGGTGCTCGAGGCCTTCGCGGAGCGCGCACAGCTGCACGCGATCGCGATCGAGCGCGAGAGCGCGCCGGGCTTCGAGCTCGTCGTCCGCCCGCAGGCGCGCGCCGTCGACGCAAACGCGGATCGCGACTTCGCCGCGCTCGATCCCGCGTACCTGCGCTTCACGTCCGGCACCACCAGCCGGCGCAAGGGCGTGATCCTCGGTCACGCGGCGATCCTCGCGCGACTCGCCGCGGCCAATCGCGGGCTCGGCGTCGGACCGGGCGACCGGATCCTCTGGCTGCTGCCGATGGCGCATCACTTCGTGGTGTCGATCCTGCTCTACCTGCGCTACGGAGCGTCGATCCTGCTTCCCGCGGCTTCGCTCGCCCGGCCGATCCTCGAGCTCGCCTCGCGCGAGCGCGCGACGATTCTCTACGCCTCTCCGTACCACATGAACCTGCTCGCGAAGGATGCCTCCGAGCTGCAGCTCGCGGACGTGCGGCTCGCGATCTCGACCGCGGAAGGCCTGCGCCCCGAGATCGCGCGCGCCTTCGCGTCGCGTTTCGGAAGGCCGGTCGCGCAGGCGCTCGGCATCATCGAGGTCGGCCTGCCGGTTCTGAACGCCGCGAGCGCGGCCCACAAGCCCGGCTCGCTCGGCCGGCCCCTTCCCGACTACGAGGTCTGGCTGCGCGGCGAGGACGGGCTTCCGGTCTCACCGCCCACTTCGCCCGACAAAACCGGCGAGATCTGCATCCGCGGGCCCGGCTGCTTCGACGCGTATCTCGATCCGTGGACGCCCGCGCGCCTCGTGCTCGAGCCCGACGGCTTCCGCACCGGCGATCAGGGCTGGTTCGACGCCGAGGGCGACCTGTTCCTGGTCGGGCGGCGCGCGAACCGGATCAACATGGCGGGGATGAAGTTCTTCAGCGAGGAGGTCGAGGCCGTGCTCGACGCGCATCCGCGGGTCCGGCGCAGCCGCGTCCGCGCGCGCGAGCACGCGCACCTCGGAGAGATTCCCATCGCCGACTTCGAGCCGGCCGATCCCGCGAATCCGCCGACGAGCGCCGAGCTCGCGGCCTGGTGCCGCGAGCGCCTGCCCGCGTACAAGATCCCGCGCGAGTTCCGCATCGTCGACTCGCTTCCCGAAACCGCGACCGGAAAGCTCGCCCGCGGCGCCGCGGATGCGTAGCTGCGGATTCTCACCACGCCGCTGCTTCGAGCGGAGCGCGCAGCGCGGGGAGGCGCGATGAAGTCCGGCGCACGGATCGCCCGGCGGGTGCTTACGGCCGTGGGCGCGGCCGTCGCGCTCTTCCTGGCGTACCTGGCGATCGTCGCGGTGGTGCCCGGCATGGCGGTTCCACCGCAGCCGTTCGGGACTGACACGGCTGCGGTCGCTCGCGGTGACTCCGACGCGGGGCTCGGCCGGAGGCGGGTCGCGTTCGAGGTGAACGGCACTCCGGTGAACGGGTGGCTGTATCTGCCGGACGACCTGGCCGCGCCGGTGCCCGCGGTCGTCATGGCCAATGGGGCCGGCGGCACCGTGGAGATGGCCGTGCCGGAATACGCGGCTCGGTTCCGCGAGGCCGGCTACGCGGCGCTGGCGTTCGACTACCGCTGCTGGGGCGAGAGCGG
It contains:
- a CDS encoding acyl--CoA ligase, with product MSETVVDLIRAHALRAPERAALVVSGGAGAAPERVSYRELVSRVDALEAELRSAGVGSAQRVGLVARQGRGFIELALAILSCRACLVPIADDHKGAVLEAFAERAQLHAIAIERESAPGFELVVRPQARAVDANADRDFAALDPAYLRFTSGTTSRRKGVILGHAAILARLAAANRGLGVGPGDRILWLLPMAHHFVVSILLYLRYGASILLPAASLARPILELASRERATILYASPYHMNLLAKDASELQLADVRLAISTAEGLRPEIARAFASRFGRPVAQALGIIEVGLPVLNAASAAHKPGSLGRPLPDYEVWLRGEDGLPVSPPTSPDKTGEICIRGPGCFDAYLDPWTPARLVLEPDGFRTGDQGWFDAEGDLFLVGRRANRINMAGMKFFSEEVEAVLDAHPRVRRSRVRAREHAHLGEIPIADFEPADPANPPTSAELAAWCRERLPAYKIPREFRIVDSLPETATGKLARGAADA